Proteins from a single region of Geothrix sp. PMB-07:
- a CDS encoding thioesterase family protein, translating into MAHQAPLRRGLFVYAQGMESLTELRVRYAETDAMGIVHHATYPVWMELGRSDFLRELGQSYAEWEARGVRLVVNEIRVKFRAPAYYDELVQVRTFLKETGRRRVTFGYRIERDGVLLAEGESIHLAAGSDNRARVLPDDLLALIQGS; encoded by the coding sequence GTGGCTCATCAGGCCCCGCTTCGGCGGGGCCTCTTCGTGTACGCTCAAGGCATGGAATCGCTCACCGAACTTCGAGTCCGCTACGCCGAAACCGATGCCATGGGCATCGTCCACCACGCGACCTACCCGGTGTGGATGGAGCTGGGACGCAGCGATTTCCTGCGGGAGCTGGGACAAAGCTACGCGGAGTGGGAGGCCCGAGGCGTGCGGCTGGTGGTCAACGAAATCCGGGTGAAGTTCCGGGCGCCGGCTTATTACGACGAGCTGGTGCAGGTGCGCACCTTCCTCAAGGAAACGGGGAGGCGCCGCGTGACCTTCGGCTATCGCATCGAACGCGACGGCGTCCTGCTGGCCGAAGGCGAAAGCATCCACCTGGCGGCAGGATCGGACAACCGCGCCCGGGTTCTGCCGGATGACCTGCTGGCCCTGATTCAGGGTTCCTGA
- a CDS encoding GAF domain-containing protein — translation MSLFGARKHEQSLAERDEQLQKLEVDCLALQGRLEETQELVRHLDEDRDLLLSALERLHPGDSAEVLAQTLLEVTFKPMGLACFFLALADWDQDLLQFVLYQEGGRARNHPSRRLSDRAGLSERVLSGRRSIYIRTMEEGHAAGSFLTAAEQATGLIPHSWYGVPLGHGPRPIGVVSFQSFQTDAFSDSRRRVMDALAGLLSTCLEARASAQEP, via the coding sequence ATGAGCCTCTTCGGTGCCCGAAAGCACGAACAGTCCCTCGCTGAGCGCGATGAGCAGCTGCAGAAGCTGGAGGTTGACTGCCTGGCCCTGCAGGGCCGCCTGGAGGAAACCCAGGAACTGGTCCGGCACCTGGATGAGGATCGGGACCTCCTGCTGAGCGCCCTGGAGCGCCTGCACCCGGGGGATTCCGCCGAAGTGCTGGCTCAGACCCTCCTGGAGGTGACCTTCAAACCCATGGGGCTGGCCTGCTTCTTTCTGGCGCTGGCGGACTGGGACCAGGATCTGCTCCAGTTCGTGCTGTACCAGGAAGGGGGGAGGGCCCGAAACCATCCCTCCCGCAGGCTTTCGGATCGGGCAGGGCTTTCCGAGCGGGTGCTTTCCGGGCGTCGTTCCATCTACATCCGCACCATGGAGGAGGGTCATGCGGCCGGGAGTTTCCTCACCGCTGCGGAGCAGGCCACGGGCCTCATCCCTCACTCCTGGTACGGCGTGCCGCTGGGCCATGGACCCCGGCCCATCGGGGTGGTCAGTTTCCAGAGTTTCCAGACCGATGCCTTCAGTGACAGCCGACGTCGGGTCATGGATGCCCTGGCAGGGCTGCTCTCCACCTGCCTGGAAGCTCGCGCTTCTGCTCAGGAACCCTGA
- a CDS encoding DUF4139 domain-containing protein, which translates to MRPTLLLAALPSLLVAQESSTTLKDQKALAVTIYNDNLALVKDTREVRLPKGEARLAFQEVSANIRPETALLRSLTAPKDFWVAEQNFDFDLLTPQKLLEKYVGEKVTVVRSVPNADGAGSKEVREEATVLATNNGTVLQFADRIETSIPGRLVFPKVPGNLRARPTLVISLNSGVEKPQQLELSYLTGGLSWRADYVANLSSDEKTLDLSGWVTLTNQSGAAYPNATLQLVAGDVNRARDQRTESVAYLAAGAVAKAAPAPKMAEESLFEYHLYTLDRPTTLAVNQTKQVALLSAGSVPVRKEYLLQGQNYYYSGSYGDLGEKQKVGVFVEFDNKESSRLGMPLPKGIIRVYKRDSEGRAQFVGEDNVDHTPKNELVRLKLGDAFDVTAKRKQTDYKSLGRQGKYGYVHESAFEVELKNAKKEPVTVNLLEPLPGDWEMLQSSQPHTKEAAGTARFKVTIPAEGSATLTYRVRVKW; encoded by the coding sequence ATGCGCCCCACCCTGCTTCTCGCCGCCCTGCCCTCGCTCCTGGTTGCCCAGGAATCCTCCACCACCCTGAAGGATCAGAAGGCCCTGGCGGTGACGATCTACAACGACAACCTGGCCCTGGTGAAGGACACGCGGGAGGTGCGGCTGCCCAAGGGCGAGGCGCGGCTGGCTTTCCAAGAAGTGTCGGCCAATATCCGGCCCGAGACGGCCCTGCTGCGCAGCCTCACGGCGCCCAAGGACTTCTGGGTCGCGGAGCAGAACTTCGACTTCGACCTGCTCACACCCCAGAAGCTGCTGGAGAAGTACGTGGGCGAGAAGGTGACCGTGGTGCGCAGCGTTCCCAACGCCGACGGCGCAGGCAGCAAGGAGGTGCGCGAGGAGGCCACGGTGCTGGCCACCAACAACGGCACCGTGCTGCAGTTCGCCGACCGCATCGAAACGAGCATCCCCGGCCGCCTGGTCTTCCCCAAGGTGCCGGGCAACCTGCGGGCCCGGCCCACCCTGGTCATCAGCCTCAACAGCGGCGTGGAGAAGCCCCAGCAGCTGGAGCTGAGCTACCTCACCGGGGGCCTCTCCTGGCGGGCCGACTATGTGGCCAACCTGTCCTCGGACGAGAAGACCCTCGATCTCAGCGGCTGGGTGACCCTCACCAACCAGAGCGGCGCCGCCTATCCCAACGCCACCCTGCAGCTCGTCGCGGGCGATGTGAACCGGGCCAGGGACCAGCGAACCGAAAGCGTGGCCTACCTGGCCGCAGGCGCCGTGGCCAAGGCCGCGCCCGCCCCGAAGATGGCCGAAGAGAGTCTCTTCGAATACCACCTCTACACCCTGGACCGCCCCACCACCCTGGCCGTGAACCAGACCAAGCAGGTGGCCCTGCTGAGCGCGGGCTCCGTGCCCGTGCGCAAGGAATACCTGCTGCAGGGACAGAACTACTACTACTCCGGCAGCTACGGCGACCTGGGCGAGAAGCAGAAGGTGGGCGTCTTCGTCGAGTTCGACAATAAGGAATCCAGCCGCCTGGGCATGCCCCTGCCCAAGGGCATCATCCGCGTCTACAAGCGCGACAGCGAGGGCCGCGCCCAGTTCGTGGGCGAAGACAACGTGGATCACACGCCCAAGAACGAGCTGGTGCGCCTCAAGCTGGGGGATGCCTTCGATGTCACCGCCAAGCGCAAGCAGACCGACTACAAGAGCCTGGGCCGCCAGGGCAAGTACGGCTACGTGCACGAGTCCGCCTTCGAGGTGGAGCTGAAGAACGCCAAGAAGGAACCCGTCACCGTGAACCTCCTCGAGCCCCTGCCCGGCGACTGGGAGATGCTGCAGAGCAGTCAGCCCCATACCAAGGAGGCCGCCGGGACAGCCCGCTTCAAGGTCACCATCCCCGCCGAAGGCAGCGCCACCCTGACCTACCGCGTCCGGGTGAAGTGGTAA
- a CDS encoding VWA domain-containing protein, with translation MIALRHPLLLLAAVPLVLWAWRVSYRWGIPSSRPSSRLGRLSSRWLPILVAMILGLAATGPEWRTAVRGAAPVVDFAVVLDGSSSMRILDRPDEDRWHAARRTLAQFVLRRPEDRFALILFSAHPVTLSPLTADHQRLLGMLARLDIDSRDDGTAIGSALMTAVRRLEESPARSRVILLLTDGVENRGRVTAMEAAEEARRQGIRIHAVAIGTNGESLVPLDGGGFARLHVEVDHASLQQVAHLTGGESFGAEDPTGLERSLTSVDRLEKTLLPVDPPSEGRPLARWFLLAAALLTLPLMVDLAFKRGKRRPDWVVAS, from the coding sequence ATGATCGCGCTGCGCCATCCCCTGCTCCTGCTGGCGGCAGTGCCCCTGGTGCTCTGGGCCTGGCGCGTGAGCTACCGCTGGGGCATTCCCTCCTCCCGGCCTTCCAGCCGCCTGGGCCGACTCAGCTCCCGCTGGCTGCCCATCCTGGTGGCGATGATCCTCGGTCTGGCCGCCACCGGCCCAGAATGGCGCACAGCCGTGCGCGGCGCGGCCCCCGTGGTGGACTTCGCCGTGGTGCTGGATGGCAGCAGCAGCATGCGCATTCTCGATCGGCCTGACGAAGATCGTTGGCACGCCGCCCGGCGCACCTTGGCACAGTTCGTCCTGCGTCGGCCAGAGGATCGCTTCGCCCTCATCCTCTTCAGCGCCCACCCCGTGACCCTCAGCCCCCTCACCGCCGATCACCAGCGCCTCCTGGGCATGCTGGCCCGGCTCGACATCGACAGCCGAGACGATGGCACGGCCATCGGCTCGGCCCTCATGACCGCCGTGCGCCGCCTTGAGGAAAGCCCCGCCCGCAGCCGCGTCATTCTGCTCCTCACCGATGGCGTGGAGAATCGGGGCCGGGTGACCGCCATGGAAGCCGCCGAAGAGGCCCGCCGCCAGGGCATCCGCATCCATGCCGTGGCCATCGGCACCAACGGTGAAAGCCTGGTGCCCCTGGATGGCGGCGGCTTCGCCCGCCTGCATGTGGAGGTGGATCACGCCAGCCTCCAACAGGTGGCCCACCTCACCGGGGGCGAGTCCTTCGGCGCAGAAGATCCCACCGGCCTGGAGCGCAGCCTCACGTCTGTAGATCGCCTCGAGAAAACCTTGCTTCCCGTGGATCCTCCCAGCGAAGGCCGTCCCCTGGCCCGCTGGTTCCTGCTGGCCGCGGCCCTGTTGACGCTGCCTTTGATGGTGGATCTGGCCTTCAAACGCGGAAAGCGGCGACCAGATTGGGTGGTGGCCTCATGA
- a CDS encoding PstS family phosphate ABC transporter substrate-binding protein, producing the protein MNRIPAHLFSGVILAAGMIAQGGLWAQTAQVRAKVPAAIPPYQAQAVVKGTFELLGTDALSDLGDEWAASLRKVHPEANLVFKSKLTKEAVAAFMEGTNLLIITAREFTAEEGKAFQTKYGYMPMRIPICLDANIVFVHKNNPLTSISMEQLDAIYSKSRLGGAKTAALVWGDLGLRGEWAKLPIHAYARAEGTATRSSFAEKALLNGEYRAGILDRNDASALAEAVMTDPAGIAFGTMSSWYFANKVLPVTPYHGEDARFPNQDNVTTSKYPMPRLYYAYLNRAPGAALPPAVNEVIHFLLSREGQTAVADAGLLPGPPEFITIALKRLSR; encoded by the coding sequence ATGAATAGGATTCCCGCACACCTGTTTTCAGGGGTGATACTGGCCGCCGGGATGATTGCCCAGGGAGGTCTCTGGGCCCAGACCGCGCAGGTTCGCGCGAAGGTTCCAGCCGCCATTCCCCCCTATCAGGCCCAAGCGGTCGTGAAGGGGACGTTTGAACTCCTGGGAACCGATGCCCTTTCCGATCTGGGCGATGAATGGGCTGCCTCGCTCCGGAAGGTCCACCCAGAGGCCAACCTGGTCTTCAAATCCAAGCTCACCAAGGAGGCCGTGGCGGCCTTCATGGAGGGGACGAACCTGCTCATCATCACCGCCCGGGAATTCACGGCCGAGGAGGGCAAGGCCTTCCAGACCAAGTACGGCTACATGCCCATGCGCATCCCCATCTGCCTGGATGCGAACATCGTGTTCGTCCACAAGAACAACCCTCTCACCTCCATCTCCATGGAGCAGCTGGACGCCATTTATTCCAAGTCCCGCCTAGGTGGTGCGAAGACGGCAGCCCTGGTCTGGGGCGACCTGGGGCTTCGGGGCGAGTGGGCCAAGCTGCCCATCCACGCCTATGCGCGGGCCGAGGGCACGGCGACTCGGTCTTCCTTCGCTGAAAAGGCGTTGCTCAATGGCGAGTACCGGGCCGGCATCCTGGACCGGAATGATGCCTCCGCCTTGGCCGAGGCAGTCATGACCGATCCTGCTGGCATCGCCTTCGGCACCATGTCGTCCTGGTACTTCGCGAACAAGGTGCTGCCCGTGACGCCCTACCACGGAGAGGATGCGCGGTTCCCCAACCAGGACAACGTCACCACCAGCAAATACCCCATGCCACGCCTGTACTACGCCTACCTCAACCGCGCCCCGGGCGCAGCCCTGCCGCCGGCGGTCAACGAGGTCATCCACTTCCTGCTCAGTCGCGAGGGGCAGACTGCCGTAGCGGATGCTGGCCTCCTGCCTGGCCCTCCCGAGTTCATCACCATCGCCCTGAAGCGGCTTAGCCGCTAA
- a CDS encoding thioredoxin family protein, giving the protein MKSIAALLLLAAPLFAQGATKWEHDYQSALKRAKAENKVIFMDLWTEWCGPCQHLQKNVFPTAEATAALAKVVPFSSLVQKKDGTPVAEGTKLAEQFQLNAFPTLVILDADGKELRRQVGAFRSGAEFAAWLNAK; this is encoded by the coding sequence ATGAAATCCATCGCTGCCCTGCTGCTTCTCGCCGCGCCCCTGTTCGCCCAGGGCGCCACCAAGTGGGAACACGACTATCAGTCCGCCCTGAAACGGGCCAAGGCCGAGAACAAGGTCATCTTCATGGATCTCTGGACCGAATGGTGCGGCCCCTGCCAGCACCTCCAGAAGAATGTCTTCCCCACCGCCGAAGCCACCGCAGCCCTGGCCAAGGTGGTGCCCTTCTCCTCCCTGGTGCAGAAGAAGGACGGCACCCCCGTCGCTGAAGGCACCAAGCTGGCGGAGCAGTTCCAGCTCAACGCCTTCCCCACCCTCGTGATTCTGGATGCCGACGGCAAGGAACTGCGCCGCCAGGTGGGTGCCTTCCGCAGCGGTGCGGAATTCGCCGCCTGGTTGAACGCCAAGTAG
- a CDS encoding cytochrome c3 family protein translates to MKPAPIRTFALLLMILLALPSPAQEPKGVSLPAHHAKAGVHCFDCHQEEKPTKKAVPSESCMTCHGDYPAMKVVTKDVKPNPHDSHKGEIPCTECHRQHRPPVVKCLECHEGKYKFKIP, encoded by the coding sequence ATGAAACCTGCTCCGATCCGAACGTTCGCCCTCTTGCTCATGATCTTGCTGGCACTGCCCTCTCCCGCCCAGGAACCGAAGGGCGTCAGCCTGCCGGCCCATCATGCGAAGGCAGGCGTCCATTGCTTCGACTGCCACCAGGAGGAGAAGCCCACCAAGAAGGCGGTGCCTTCTGAATCCTGCATGACCTGCCACGGCGACTACCCCGCCATGAAGGTGGTCACCAAGGATGTAAAGCCCAACCCCCACGACTCCCACAAGGGCGAGATCCCCTGCACCGAATGCCACCGCCAGCATCGCCCCCCGGTGGTGAAGTGCCTCGAATGCCACGAGGGGAAGTACAAGTTCAAGATCCCCTGA
- the cysS gene encoding cysteine--tRNA ligase, producing MKQRTLSLFNTLSRRVEPVVPLVDGQLSLYTCGPTVYNYAHIGNLRTFLFQDLLKRTFLGAGLRVRHCMNITDVEDKIIRDSQGGLPPDATNEARHAAMAALTERFTAIFLEDLATLRVLPANFLPRATAYIPQMIRLIQDLEAKGLAYAREGSVYYRISGLPQYGCLAHLDREGMQVGASVDADEYERDSVTDFVLWKSAKPGEPWWDSPWGQGRPGWHIECSAMGMELLGERMDIHSGGVDLIFPHHENEIAQSEGCLGHPWVNHWVHGEFLLVEGQKMSKSLGNFFTLRDLIAKGVDPIALRYAIQSNHYRKVLNFSFEGLRAAENSLKRIRAFRKRMEGEGQSGSGPWKEALDPFSRLEQAREAFWAAMADDLNTPEALAAIFTLISDLNAQDDHTALTREERDAVLAFLEETNGIFQAWPREEASLDVEVEALIEARRAAKAGKNWAEADRVRDQLKAMGIILEDRKDGTVGWRKG from the coding sequence ATGAAGCAGCGAACCCTCTCCCTGTTCAACACCCTGTCACGGCGGGTCGAGCCTGTGGTTCCCCTGGTGGATGGACAGCTCTCCTTGTACACCTGCGGGCCTACGGTTTACAACTACGCCCATATCGGCAACCTGCGGACCTTTCTTTTCCAGGATCTGCTCAAACGCACCTTCCTGGGCGCTGGCCTTCGGGTGCGGCATTGCATGAACATCACCGACGTTGAGGATAAGATCATCCGCGATTCCCAGGGCGGGCTGCCCCCCGATGCCACCAACGAGGCTCGCCACGCAGCCATGGCGGCCCTGACGGAGCGCTTCACCGCCATCTTCCTGGAAGACCTCGCCACGCTGCGGGTGCTCCCGGCGAACTTCCTGCCCCGAGCCACCGCCTACATCCCCCAGATGATCCGCCTCATCCAGGATCTGGAGGCCAAGGGTCTGGCCTATGCCCGGGAGGGCAGCGTCTACTACCGCATTTCCGGGCTGCCCCAGTACGGCTGTCTGGCGCACCTCGACCGTGAAGGCATGCAGGTGGGTGCTTCGGTGGATGCCGACGAATACGAGCGGGATTCGGTGACGGATTTCGTGCTCTGGAAGTCCGCCAAGCCCGGTGAGCCCTGGTGGGACAGCCCCTGGGGCCAGGGGCGGCCTGGATGGCACATCGAATGCTCCGCCATGGGCATGGAACTGCTGGGTGAGCGCATGGACATCCACAGTGGCGGGGTGGATCTGATCTTTCCGCACCACGAAAACGAGATCGCCCAGAGCGAAGGCTGCCTGGGGCACCCGTGGGTGAACCACTGGGTGCATGGCGAGTTCCTGTTGGTGGAAGGCCAGAAGATGTCCAAGAGCCTGGGCAACTTCTTTACCCTGCGCGACCTCATCGCCAAGGGCGTGGATCCCATCGCCCTGCGCTACGCCATCCAGAGCAACCACTACCGCAAGGTGCTCAACTTCAGCTTCGAGGGCCTGCGGGCTGCGGAAAATTCACTCAAGCGCATCCGGGCCTTCCGCAAGCGCATGGAAGGGGAAGGCCAGTCAGGAAGCGGCCCCTGGAAGGAAGCCCTGGATCCCTTCAGTCGCTTGGAGCAGGCCCGTGAAGCCTTCTGGGCGGCCATGGCCGATGACTTGAACACGCCCGAGGCCCTGGCGGCGATCTTCACCCTCATCAGCGACCTCAACGCCCAGGATGATCACACGGCGCTCACCCGGGAAGAACGGGATGCGGTGCTGGCCTTCCTGGAGGAAACCAACGGCATCTTCCAGGCCTGGCCGCGCGAGGAGGCCAGCCTGGATGTCGAGGTGGAAGCCCTCATCGAAGCCCGCCGCGCCGCCAAGGCCGGAAAGAACTGGGCCGAAGCCGACCGCGTGCGCGATCAGCTCAAGGCCATGGGCATCATCCTCGAGGATCGCAAAGACGGCACCGTGGGCTGGCGCAAGGGGTGA
- a CDS encoding tetratricopeptide repeat protein, with amino-acid sequence MKLPFSHPWALIPTAAAILIILALALRAHLRPGQGVQVVGQRPLWQGLGLALMAAGLGLGLAEPRWGFPEFPRLTVHVALDASRSMAVPDAQGRSRWEAAVTALDRIWSRPQPGIRWGLDFLTGDDIPVQPPGEDRTLLREALRAALPGEVGSPGTSLGRGLPQLAAQVDRDLPAVILLLSDGEETWEAPEEALARAVAPLKKARIPVCVMAFGDGQAHAVPLREGATASTAEPARSTAHPEFLTQLAEATGGQVFQDGEAAAAGLQALAAGKLPLPARRSLQPAHPEVGAWLALAGLALWLLFSGKPLTRWRPLLVLLVALTMAPLSAQGSEPWAPPSVKAWLAQRALEEGNLAAARRWRPRDAKPAHALLAAQIDLRTGFPEDALKALSALAGQGTPRPIPAWRAPALLLAARAHLEAKRPEEARALLERLLLEQPGQPEATHDLQTLVKDTTPPPPPNPKKPPPPPPPRPSMGAQQDELEGLKQRLPKPPRSPAGVKDL; translated from the coding sequence ATGAAGCTGCCCTTCTCCCATCCCTGGGCCCTGATCCCCACGGCTGCGGCCATCCTGATCATTCTGGCGTTGGCGCTCCGCGCCCACCTGCGGCCCGGTCAGGGCGTGCAGGTGGTGGGTCAGCGTCCTCTATGGCAGGGGCTGGGCTTGGCGCTCATGGCCGCGGGACTGGGCCTGGGCCTGGCCGAGCCCCGTTGGGGCTTTCCCGAGTTTCCACGCCTCACCGTGCACGTGGCGCTGGATGCCAGCCGCTCCATGGCCGTGCCCGATGCCCAGGGCCGCAGCCGCTGGGAAGCCGCGGTGACCGCCCTGGATCGCATCTGGTCGAGGCCCCAACCCGGCATCCGCTGGGGCCTCGATTTCCTCACCGGCGACGACATTCCGGTGCAGCCTCCCGGCGAGGACCGCACGCTGCTGCGCGAGGCCCTCAGGGCCGCCCTGCCCGGCGAGGTGGGCTCCCCCGGCACCAGCCTGGGCCGCGGCCTGCCTCAGCTGGCCGCCCAGGTGGACCGCGATCTGCCCGCCGTGATCCTCCTGCTCAGCGACGGCGAGGAAACCTGGGAGGCCCCCGAGGAAGCCCTGGCCCGGGCTGTCGCGCCCCTCAAGAAGGCCCGCATCCCTGTCTGCGTGATGGCCTTCGGGGATGGCCAGGCCCATGCGGTGCCCCTTCGGGAAGGCGCCACGGCTTCAACGGCCGAACCGGCCCGGAGCACCGCCCACCCTGAGTTCCTGACGCAGCTGGCCGAAGCCACTGGTGGCCAGGTTTTCCAGGATGGCGAGGCGGCTGCGGCGGGTCTTCAGGCTTTGGCGGCGGGAAAACTGCCCCTGCCCGCGCGTCGCTCGCTCCAACCCGCCCACCCCGAGGTTGGTGCCTGGCTGGCCCTGGCCGGGCTGGCCCTCTGGCTGCTCTTCTCAGGCAAACCCCTCACCCGCTGGCGTCCATTGTTGGTGTTGCTGGTCGCTCTGACGATGGCTCCTCTCTCCGCCCAAGGCTCTGAGCCCTGGGCTCCGCCCAGCGTCAAGGCCTGGCTGGCTCAGCGGGCCCTGGAGGAGGGCAACTTGGCCGCGGCCCGGCGCTGGCGCCCGCGCGACGCCAAGCCTGCGCACGCGCTGCTGGCCGCGCAGATCGATCTGCGCACGGGCTTCCCGGAGGATGCGCTGAAGGCGCTCTCCGCCCTGGCCGGCCAGGGCACGCCTCGGCCCATTCCAGCCTGGCGCGCACCCGCCCTGCTGCTGGCGGCCCGGGCCCACCTGGAGGCCAAGCGCCCGGAAGAGGCCCGCGCCCTGCTGGAGCGCCTGCTGCTGGAACAGCCAGGGCAGCCCGAGGCCACCCATGATCTTCAAACGTTGGTAAAGGACACCACGCCACCGCCCCCCCCCAACCCCAAGAAGCCCCCTCCGCCACCCCCGCCGCGCCCCAGCATGGGCGCGCAGCAGGATGAGCTGGAAGGCCTCAAGCAGCGCCTGCCCAAGCCGCCTCGATCACCCGCCGGGGTGAAGGATCTGTGA
- a CDS encoding DUF58 domain-containing protein yields the protein MPLPARFLARLRRLPLRLRGRLGGGTEGLHPSKFKGAGLTFVENRPYVPGDDPRFINWPLTARTGEPIMKRFESSRDLVLWLVVDPSPSMFLGDPVSPLRWALELCGAAAATLQATGDRLGLIVPGDGRTPALRIAPKRGRIHGLRILETLAERGPSIPTEASWREALGHWGEHGKGHRLWLLSNGAGLQGLAPLLKPLATRHRLVWFRPLEVQKRRGMTWPDPGFTSAIERLDWSLMEDPVVKLNGWLRAGGA from the coding sequence ATGCCCCTGCCCGCCCGCTTCCTCGCCCGCCTGCGACGCCTGCCGTTGCGGTTGCGGGGGCGCCTGGGCGGGGGCACGGAAGGGTTGCATCCCTCCAAATTCAAAGGCGCGGGCCTCACCTTCGTGGAGAACCGCCCCTACGTGCCCGGCGATGATCCGCGCTTCATCAACTGGCCTCTGACGGCGCGCACGGGCGAGCCCATCATGAAGCGCTTCGAGAGCAGCCGTGATCTGGTTCTCTGGCTGGTTGTGGATCCCTCGCCCTCCATGTTCCTGGGCGATCCGGTTTCGCCCCTGCGCTGGGCTCTGGAGCTCTGCGGGGCCGCCGCGGCCACGTTACAGGCCACCGGGGATCGCCTGGGTCTCATCGTCCCCGGTGATGGCCGCACACCCGCTCTGCGCATCGCCCCCAAGCGCGGTCGCATCCATGGCCTGCGCATCCTGGAGACCCTGGCTGAACGCGGCCCTTCCATTCCCACCGAGGCTTCCTGGCGGGAGGCGCTGGGCCATTGGGGCGAGCACGGCAAGGGGCACCGCCTTTGGCTGCTGAGCAACGGCGCAGGATTGCAGGGCCTCGCACCTCTGTTGAAACCCCTGGCCACGCGGCACCGGCTCGTGTGGTTCCGCCCCCTGGAAGTTCAGAAGCGGCGCGGCATGACGTGGCCCGACCCGGGCTTCACCTCCGCCATCGAAAGGCTGGACTGGAGCCTCATGGAGGATCCCGTGGTGAAGCTCAACGGCTGGCTGCGGGCCGGTGGCGCATGA